DNA from Rhipicephalus microplus isolate Deutch F79 chromosome 5, USDA_Rmic, whole genome shotgun sequence:
CAGCAGACACAGCACGAGCAGTGCGACGCACGCTGCCTGCACGGGGCTCCACTTGCGCTGCTCGCGCGACGACCGTTTCCCTGGCTTATTATGACCGCCCTCGATTTCAGCGTGTGAATACAATTCTGCATACCTGCGAATAGCAGGGGAACAGCGGCTGTGAGAAATCTGTGGTTGATGTGAGAGTAGTACTATAGCAAGCGTTGTTTAGTCGGAGAAATCTATATGTACAGATGGAGCAAAGGtgttggtggtagtggttagaagatgagaaaaggcaccaaatttctgcagcccggtcgggagcacggcgcagtgcctataggagcaaagggtggtggtggtagtggttagaagatcagaaaaggcacctaatttctgcaacccggacgggagcacggcgcagtgcctataggagcaaatggtggtggtagtagtggttagaagatgcgaaaaggcacctaatttctgcaacccggtcgggagcacggcgcagtgcctatagaagcaaagggtggtggtggtagtggttagaagatcagaaaaggcacctaatttctgcaacccggatgggagcacggcgcagtgcctataggagcaaagggtggtggtggtagtggttagaagatcagaaaaggcacctaatttctgcaacccggatgggagcacggcgcagtgcttaTGGGAGCAATgggtagtggtggtagtggttagaagatcagaaaaggcacctaacttctgcaacccggtcgggagcacggcgcagtgcttataggagcaaagggtggtggtggtagtggttaaaatatcagaaaaggcacctaatttctgcaacccggtcgggagcacggcgcagtgcctataggagcaaatggtggtggtggtagtggttagaagatgagaaaaggcacctaatttctgcaacccggtcgggagcacggcgcagtgcctataggagcaaagggtggtggtagtagtggttagaagatcagaaaaggcacctaatttctgcaacccggtcgggagcacggcgcagtgcctatagggGCAAAGGGtattggtggtagtggttagaagatgagaaaaggcacctaatttctgcaacccggtcgggagcacggcgcagtgcctataggagcaaagtgtggtggtggtagtggttagaagatgagaaaaggcacctaatttctgcaacccggtcgggagcatggcgcagtgcctatgGGAGCAAAgggtagtggtggtagtggttagaagatcagaaaaggcacctaatttctgcaacccggtcgggagaacggcgcagtgcctataggagcaaatggtggtggtagtagtggttagaagataagaaaaggcacctaatttctgcaacccggtcgggagcacggcgcagtgcctatagaagcaaagggtggtggtggtagtggttagaagatgagaaaaggcacctaatttctgcagcccggtcgggagcacggcgcagtgtctataggagcaaagggtggtggtggtagtggttagaagatgagaaaaggcacctaatttctgcaacccggatgggagcacggcgcagtgcctataggagcaaatggtggtggtagtcgtggttagaagatgagaaaaggcacctaatttctgcaacccggtcgggagcacggcgcagtgcctataggagcaaagggtggtggtggtagtggttagaagatgagaaaaggcacctaatttctgcaacccggatgggagcacggcgcagtgcctataggagcaaatggtggtggtagtagtggttagaagataagaaagggcacctaatttctgcaacccggtcgggagcacggctcagtgcctataggagcaaagggtggtggtggtagtggttagaagatgagaaaaggcacctaatttctgcagcccggtcgggagcacggcgcagtgtctataggagcaaagggtggtggtggtagtggttagaagatgagaaaggcacctaatttctgcaacccggatgggagcacggcgcagtgcctataggagcaaatggtggtggtagtCGTGGTTAGAAggtgagaaaaggcacctaatttctgcaacccggtcgggagcacggcgcagtgcctaagagCAAATGAAGAGGAAACTGGTTGCTAGCTCTCTTGCAGCTCGGGGCCTGTCTCTCCtcaccccaaacaaaaaaaatagcTTTCGTTCTCTCGTTGGCTGCTCGCTGCGTCTCGTCTCTCACCAAACGAAGAAGCTGACGGATGCTGCATAAAAAAAAGACGTCGTAGCGACGCCCTTTGTTTCGGACCAGATGAGAGACAAGGTGTCACCTTTCTTGCGAATTCAGTCTAACCTATGCGTCCTAGACACGCTTTATCTTCATCTCATCTTAATCTGAAGTggtctttatctttttttttcgttaacaaAATGCCGTTTTAGATGTGTAATGAAAttatctcaatattactgttacTAAACTTCCTCATTCATCCATTAACGGCACGCAAGCACGCTTGCAGCACATGCATACACCTTTGCAACTTCTCtagataaatataaataaataaataaagcctcCACTGCTGGGCCACTGGATACGGCAGTTAATAATATTCGATACGATCAGCGTGACACCAGCTTTGTGAACACGTGATCACACAGATAAGGCTGACCGCTCTTATACATCTCTAAGCAAACTGCGTGGCAGAAAGCACTGCCGCACAAGTATGTAGGCTCTCTGCGCTTGAGCATCACGTAGGAAATCTTACTTGTTGCGCATACTATAAGCGCCACTTTATACAGCGGCCAGTGTTCGCGCCATATTATTGATTGCAGACGTGTACGATGAAATCCCGCAAACACTTTGTTCAAGTCTCCGCGCTTGATGTTTAGCACTAAGACTaactttttattttcttattttttggtCAACATTTTTATGACGGAAGGAAAGCGGACACATTATTTCTTAGTCAAAAGTGTCCTACAATTACTGATCTGAATAAAAGGATCGAGTTACTGATTACAGTGAAAAGTAATTTGTTGCTGCAGTGTCAGCGTTGTAATTTCATCACGGCCAGCCACGGGTAATCTAGCGGTTGTAGTGCTCCACCCGAAGTTCATGCGATGGATTCctggcccgtgtgcttaaatttaggcgcgcgtgaaaaaaaaaacccttgctGGTTAAGATTTCTTCCGCTCCCGGTAAATGCCTCTTTCGTGCTCATATCCTGGTTTTGCGTCGCAAAACCGCAACCGTTATTATTATGGAATTTCGCTGTAAACTGCCCAGTCTGCTCAACGCTATTTCGTGCAGCATGTCTGTTATGTCGGCTCACCTCTGATCGCCGCCGGCCGTTGGCGGCTTGCCGGGCTGGGCCGCGCCTTGAGCGTTCCGTCCTGCGCCACAAAAGAGCCGACAGATGAGCACACCGGGGTGGAAGAGCGCGCGGTGGACGAAGCGAGCGCCTTAGTTGCGCCGATGGCCGCCTTTACTGGCATGGCGGTACACTCCAAGAAAAGAACCGCAGTACGTGCGACTCCTTATGAGTATAGTCCTGACTAGCCCCGTATGACACTCTCTTAAAAGGTACGTTAACATTCTTGTTGGTGACAAGATTCTCGGAAGCGAATATAATGACCCCCCATAGAGATTTGACGTGCCTCTCGGAAGGCCACCTCCGGTGATTTTAGGAGGTCAATAGATCTCtgtgaaattcactgggtacgttcatttgcacgtttgcgaTATGCATGCCAATTTGCAGACTAGCGAGTTACGCATATTCTTTTCGAATTACTTTTACACATTGCCTCCAAACGGTCACCTCGCTTGCCACAATTAATGGCAATATTGTGTGCGTGACGTAACTATTGCAAGGCAGAAGTGACGGAACTGATATACCACTGCCGCGTCTCCTGTGGGTTGTGTGCATAGAGctttctaatatacactagagggaactctggcgctagtgtccatggaagctgcaacgcacggcgcttcagcgagcataggaatgatgcgtagtatgcgtatttgtctaatcttcgtacttctggcctgcttctggctccgtgtgtgttcgtgtggcttggagcagttatctcacgaaacaaaaataagcaaatgttcagcggttgcgcttcaccattttatttttttaggcttaccatttcgaatcaggtCATGAAATTCGCTGAACTCAATTCGTCATGTAATCACCATAATAGCGTAAGCGTTTTAGCCGATCGCTGCAGGCACAAACTTGGACGGCCTGGACAAGCAGTGCCATCAGGCATAACAGtccctcttgtctctgtgtcgtcgttttgttctcgcgctataactatcgtcatgccataccaactagcacaagctgccacactcctaaGCACAGTGCCATCTGGAACCTGCCTGGTTGTGCCATCTGGCGAAACCGGGCAGGTTCTGGCAAAGTATTGCGCCATACGTAGAAGCACACATGGTTGGGTTTCAGTTTTGGTAtatattgcgtttttttttgctaattaattttattttttacttgtTGAGCATATCAGCTATCGGGCGTGCGACAAGGGTGTTTCAAGAACATAAAATCACAATTACCATGACATGATTGAAAAATCGCAAAAGTTGGCCTCTAAAGACAGTCATCATTTGGAAGCCAGAACTCTTGAAATTAAAAACAAATGACTCTTTTATTTGGTATTTTTCTTGGAGAGTACTAGTAGGTGACGAACTCTATTTCTGAGGTGGATGCGAGGGCTTTGGCGGAGGCTGACCTGTGGGGCAGGCCAGCTATAAGTGCGCTAGCTGTCACGACTCGAACACTCAGACCAAAATGCTAATAGCATGTTCATCCCCCAATCGATCCTAgttctcataatcatcagtgtgACTACGCCTATCGTATGGGATAGAGGCATCTGCCATGTCTCGCCAATGAAGTCGTTCCTGTACTTTCTGCGGCCACGTTATTCCCGCAAGCACCTTAGAGGGGTCATGCAtgactttttcaagtaaccactaTACTGCTTTATTTAAAGGAGGTTATTACCTTACAAATTCACTGCGGCAAAATctctaaaggggccctgcaacattttttcagcatggtcagaaaatgctgccgattggtagtagaggctcctgacaacacgcgagccaaatgttatagcacagcacgcggcctggaattcacaataaattatcaaagtcagctaaaattgctttcttttctcttgacaaatggcggaatatgcacaaaaatcacacgtgaattccccatctatcagccattgggtATGCCTGGAACGTGGCTCTCTCTTCAATTGAGAGCTTGCTGCCAGCACTAAATCTTGGAGGCTATGGCTCTACCCCGCGTGTTGCGACCGCTCGCCTCCaaaccgctctgtcacgtgataTTACCGTAttgctctgtcacgtgacatcacagctgcttggagagcattgctgtgttcgcagggggcgaTCGCCACAGGCGTTCGCCTCCGTACCAGAAGGGGAGtgccaggcataatttttctaggaggcattgtTTGAACTTGGCACGCtcactcgctcgttacagagatcgccgcgggaggccgcgacttgtccacgcgtgcgcgcgcgatcacaccaaAAAAGCGGCTAattcgaaagaaaaagaaaaagataaaagtgctcaaggccacgaggcgcgtgtgacgtttttctgtggccctgccatgcCTCCCTGCTTCGCTTCTAGCGCTATCGTCGGGACGAGAggagagataatgcaattgcagcatgcgacaaacctttgtaactctacttcgtactggacggatttttaaaaactttgcggcattgaattcatggggcaataagctttttcagtgaatttattccgtggttacttgacaaagcgtttcagggcccctttgaaaTGCGTTACATAGATATGTCGCATGCTTCAAACTCTCTCTCGCTCCTTTCGCGCCAGTGAGTGCGCTGAAATCTACGCAGAGAAAACGACGAAGGGGCAAGAGGGCAGTTTCGTTCGTTTGCGCGCGTCCTgaccttgaatttttttttcatacgtgcGCTTTACTTTCAGTGATACATCGCGTGAGAGGCGCTGGCTCGTTGCATCATCCCCCGGAAGCCGCTGTAAATAGGCAGCGCACGATGCTCACAAGGCTTGTAATTTGTTTAACTTCAGTAAATGTGCCGTTTCATTCGTTCTCACTGAAGATTTGCCTCGGTGATCTTTGCCTCAGCATCTGTACAGAGCTGCCCTGTAATACATTAATTTTACACATTGATGTCGGCATACAATGATTTCCCGTTGATAAGCACCACATGATCCGTGCGTTTCGTATTCATAATTATGATTCATGCGGAATCTTGCCTGAGGTGTTATATGTTTCGATGTGTAAACCGACGCGGCAACGTTCGATTAGGGTACTTGCACGCGGACGTTCTTTCTGGGCAGGGTTACTCAACCCCTTATACTTTTAGTTGACTAACATGCTTCACCGTACCTTTTGCTGCTTGATTGGAAGGCGCTGCCATAACGTCGACCTCTGTCAAGGTAGCATTGATCCGCAAAAATAGATGCCAGGAGGTTGAATAAAACTGGAAACAGAAGAGCAGCGGGCAAACAACGCGGGCGGTGcgttatttttcttcttcttcttcttccgacGAGGGGAACGTGCCCCGAAATCGGGCAATAAGATACGCTTGGAGAGATGTAACCAGGTATGTTAAGGCGAAAACCTTAAGTGGTTATGTTGGTGCGACTCTTTGCGAAATTCTGCGAGACTTCTGTGGCCATGTGGTTTCGCAAATATCTCGCCAAAAACCCACGTAATTAACCCTTCCCGGGCGATGACCTGACATCGTGACGTCTGAGATAACCGATATTTTCCGCGCGATGACCAAAAGATAAATATATAGTCAACATTCCATCACTATGACTAGCGAGTCAAGTCTCGAACGAGGGTCCGTACTTCGCTCGCTGCACTTCCGGCCCACGCAAACAAAGGGAGAATATGGCTTCAAAGAAGCATACGCTAAATTTGAAAATTCTGTACATTTCATCAAAATTATGAGTTACCTCTGTGCCACGTGCCACAACCCTTTCCTTAGCAGCCACGAttatgatgatggcgatgattgtgttgatgatgatgacctacATCACTGACTCACACGCACGCTGGGGTACAGTGTAGCTGGGGGAATGGCCAAGAAGCGAACAAACTTTAGGGAAAAAAATGGCCACGTGCGCATTTTACGGCTACTGAGGAATTATGTAATAATGAACATAAAAAGAATGGCTTATGTAATCTTTGTTCTTCTTTTACCCTCCCCCTTCCCTTTTCATCACtacctggctcgactggatcggtgCTGAATgcgaagaacagcgtcgactggtcgcGCATGCAGGAGGTTGAAATGCTGGGCCTTTAGTTTGTGGCTGaaaataaaagtctattactactgctactcctccttcttctcctcttctcgtGGCTTCTGTTCAAGATCGATAACTTTTTTTTAACTCAAACAGCCAAATCTGGCAATAAAGTCGCGGTCTTTCAAGGAATGTTAATTTTAGTGCTTATCCCTCATAGAACATGACCTGCGAAAAATTGTCAGGCATATGCGCGGAACACGCAGCACTGTCacggccatagagtttctcacaaacttgCGGTCACAGCAAAAACTACAGAACACCGGCCTTTAGATGTAAACTCTTTTGGAGGTGCCAAGTACAATGGCAGCTGCCGACTGCTCCATACATCCAATTTTCCACCCGACCACCTCTCTCCACTTAAAGAGCTAACTTATTCCGTCATTTTCATGATTAAGCATGCAGGACAAGGAGGATTGGCTCAATGTTCCTCCCCAATATGACGAGCAGTCACTGCTTGCTGTTCTCGCTAGCCAGTAGTAAAAGGGTAACCATTGTCATCGTTACCTGTATCTGCGACCCATTGTCAGGTCAAACGATGCACGCAACTGCCACGGCGCCTCGGGGAGGAGCTGTGAGCCAGTGCTGACCGTCTCGCACGCGTAATCGTGTGAACCACAATTGAACTTAACACCAGGGTCCCTTGGAGCACAGACATGCtagaaattttttttcatgtgggGCAGTGTACAAATGCGACTGCCTCCAACTTCGCACTACAAACACGCCCGCTTGCTGCAGCCACTAAAAAAGTTAGTTATTATATCTGTTAATTATGCAGCTAATAGTAGTAATTATTATCTCACTTTGTGTCCCCATGGATATAGCTCCAAAGGTGGTTTTCATGTTCTTCATAGTGCTGAATTTTAAGAAAACAATAAAGTTTAATTTTGAACACCATGTATAACCCATTTTTAACAATAAAGAACTTACATAAGTCCTACCAGCTTTCATCAAAATCCATGATATCATAGTGAGCTGGTGTAGGAACTTCAAGGTAGTGGCAACATTTATCTTTCCTATACACCCCTCTTCTGGCTTATTAATAATCTAATCACACCAACAATGGTTTTCATCATATTGGAGAATGGTAATCTACCAAGACAGCTGCACTCATTGGTGTCTTTAAACTTTTTCTTCCACCACACCGTGCTATTGATTGTTTGTGATGCCGTTTTCTAATCATTTCATGCCGTTAATAGACACACTGCTCCATTTGTcatgaaagaaaataaatatagcTTTCTTCTTTGTGTAGGCTGTTTCTTTCTTGCGTGGTTTTAATTTTTCGATGCGCTCCAAAGTAAGTGAAAACCGAACGAAGCCACCACCGGGTGCAGCACATGCACGCGCTTCGAAAAGATCGCAGATGTTGGCATTGCGGTGTGTTTGCAGCTAATCTTGTTGATTTCACGAGCTAGAGGGAGTCTGAGTGTGCTACTTTTTGTTCGGACTTCGACTCTGAGAGCGGGGACGATGCAAACCAGCCCGCAACGTCGTTCATTCACTTTTTGCTTTGAGCCATCTCAGTTTGCCTTTCAGCACCAGTCTGGCATAATGGAAACTCAGGCTATTTtgttatttctccccatactaattatttattcattttaattACCTATTTTTAATTATGGGCTAGAGACTCACAATATGAACACTgatatgtagagcactttcagaaaccactgaCAAAATTGTTTCCTTTACGATACGTCTAGGGCTGTTATCTTTTCCGCGTTGTatagaaagcctatagcagcacaaTAGCAGTGCACTCGCTGTTCGTCCcacggcttcttttcacgtttcgcgggctttctttacaacgtggaaaaaataacagcgtgaGACGTACTgcacaggaaacaatttagtcggctgtttctgaaagtgctctacatctcagtgttcatattttaggtttccagcccataatttaaAAAAATACGTAATTAATAATTATGAATTAATTATTATGGACAGAcataaaaaatgccgccatatccacgaagtgaatgatgatgagtgggcgaagctcaggaggtaaacctggtaaacaatgaatcctccgtacattttgcccactcgattttattgcaacgctcctcctagcgtacgtcgccgcactatatcgaacgatgacacgcgccatatgtggcatcattcctattttataacacctcgcatctttcataatcaactacacgaaccgccgtctagtttataacatcttgcatcttttggacggacggacggacggatggacggacggacggatggacggatggatggatggatggatggatggatggatggatggatggacggacggacggacggacggacggacggacggacggacggatggatggatggatggatggatggatggatggatggatggatggatggatggatggatggatggatggacggacggacggacggacggatggatggatggatggatggatggatggatggacggacggacggacggatggacagatggatatggccgtaccctttagatcgggcggtggctagcgtaatacttagaactgaacgagaggtggctacatacaggggacgcacagcccacgtcttaaggagcttcgctcctaaaatggcctgagtacctacaggcaaGTAGTATGTGTTTTGTTCAATTCGCCtactaagtgcctttcactttcaaattcctgGCTCATGTtttgtgggacaccctgtatacacACACCCACTCAGAGTATTTTACTATGTGTGTATGAGTAAAAGTGCGTTAATTCGACACCTGCTAATTCTGAAAATAGGATAACTTGGGCATATTCTGTGGTTTCTGCAAGCATATGTATTGCTTATTGGCATCAAACTTTCGGTAACTTGGTCATAGTTGGTCACAACCTAATGTCTTGGTGGTGTACTAGTTCATGTCCCTTAATACCTATCTGCTCGAGCTCCCAGAAAGACCCAGGCTGAGCTGATATTTCTttaccattttaggggcgaagctccttagggcgtaggTCTGCCCATCCTCCGTCGTTGTCTTACGTAGCAAGCGGGATGCGAGATGAGACATcacggtatttggagtgttcattagatggatgcacagacggacgcatggacagatgggcAGACACACTAGCAGACGgagggacggacgaacggacgcgcGGAGTGGGTATATACCACAGgggatgcaagatggcggtacttggagtgttcactagatggacgcacagatggacggacagacagactagaagacggacggacagacagacggacgcatggatggacgcacggatggtcgtgcggacggacggaagcaagaacaaatggacggacggaagcactaacgggctgacggacgcttcgtcccactcatgatcattcactccgtaaatattctgtgattttttcttGCTCATTGGAACAGACTCCTGTTGACTTTATTTTAATGACCTGGCCCTCGACTGTCCATTTGAATACAATCTCTCCTGTCATCAGTTTGGAGATCAGGCACTTAGTGGATCTGGACAGTATCTCCTAATAATGATCAGCCGTAATCACAAGGTCAGTGTTTCTGCGTTTACCACCCTGCACAGTGTCTACGACTTGCAAGTCAAAGTTCCAAATTTAAAGCAGAATTGACTTCAGAAGAGTATCCATGGTATCTACACAAAACTGACTTCGAAGAAGTAGCCATGGTATCTGTACAAATGCAGTGAGCTTACAGAGCTTCCACTTATAACCTTTTTCCGTCATACTGGCTTCAGACCCGCAGCTTAACACGAGGCATCTCAGAGCGTGTTGTAGCTAACATGTAGCTGAAGGCAAAAATTTGaaatttttcttcttcaagcacctTTAACTACAGTGTTTTGGATAGACTGTGGTGAATAAAtgtaataacaacaataataataatatctcaggtttaacgtcccaaaaccacaatattaccGCAAGCttaaccgtgtgacaaagaaagacgtatactcATTACCCCGCATcaatgattcactcgacaggctgagatatgcacgctacttttcgtcaatggacctcaaaagtgggtattggcaaattgaggtcgacgagcgagatagagaaaaaacggcttttgtaacgcctgacgggctttatgaatttaaagtcttgccattcggattgtgctcagcccccgcaacatttcagagactgatggataccgttctgtcaggccttaagtggcagacatgtctggtctatctggacgacgtcattgtttttttcaaaaacatttgaggaacacctgagcaggctgctatcggtattcagggaaataaggtctgccggcctgacactgaaacccgagaagtgtcatttcggttacaaggagctccaattttcagtccatgtggtgagccatgaaggtgttcgacctgatcccgataagattgcggccgtcagaaactttccagtggcaaaagacaagaaagcagtcaggcgtttccttggcctatgcggaTACTAGCGAAGGTTTATTGCCATtgtgacaatatgattatgagagacgctgtagcggagggctccagcaagtttcaccatctggtgttctttaatgtgcactgacattgtACAGTACAAGGACCTTTGTcattttgtctccatcgaaaCGTGACCGTTGTGGTCaggatcaaacccgcgacctttgggtcagcagccgagcaccataaccagtAGACCACTGCAGCGGACGATGAATAAATGTTCTCTAACTACCACCATTGAAGAGATGCCTGACAATTGTGCTTTTGTGTGGACCTTCTGCCTGAGCTCGTGCCGTCTGTAGGAGCAAGTGCTACCTTACAGTGCACATCGAGTTCTCTTCCGAGCCTAAGGAAAACTCTACACTGTAGCTTGCTCAGACACAGGTGAAGATGGTGCGTTTCATTGACAAATGCAACACTGTCATCTGAGATGAGTGTCACACATAGTCACCAGGTGGCTCCcaatacattgattgatatgtggggtttaacgtcccaaaaccaccaaatgattatgagagacgccgtagtggagggctccggaaatttcgaccacctggggttctttaacgtgcacccaaatctgagcacacgggcctacaacatttccgcctccatcggaaatgcagccgccgcagccgggattcgaacccgcgacctgcgggtcagtagccgagtaccttagccactagaccaccacggcggggcgtggcTCCCAATACAATGGGCACACTTGAGCCATTTGACTTTGCGGCATTTTCTTGACGCACATGCCCCCTTTTTGTGCACCAGAATCATTGATTTTCACGCTCATTCATTTCACTATCAGCATTTCCATCTTATTTGCTACTAACATTTTTTTATCACAGTTACAGAGCAAGCATTTGGTGCCTTCTTTACAGCAGCAAATTACATTATATTAGCAATGCTTCAGCAATTTTCTACAGGCAAGTTGAAATTTCAGTCCCGTGGTGCTCTGGCCCATTGTATGAATTCTCATGCTTGAACCTCGATTCTCCAAAAGCACGAAAACGCTTCCAACTCATTTCCCCCAGTCACAGAATCCTTTTTTCTGCAGCATTCGAGACAAAAGTCAGCAAGATAGACAAGAATAGTATTACTACACTATATTAACACTGAAAAATTTTTGATCATTATAATTATATGATGACACACTCCGAGTCCGAAATACTATTTCAATGTGACTTCTTATCTATATCCCCTCCAGGCACGCATTATGATGCACTACCCATGAATGTGTAGAATTCCCAAGCTATAATTCTAAGGCACTCAATATTagattccaagaaaaaaaaaataatgtgttGTATTGAGTGAGCCTTAGTAATTATTTGCAGTAATTAACATGTAACTGAATATTTCATTATTCTTCAGTAAGACATGTTTCATTTTaatattaaaaaacaaaagtatAGACTCCCAATGTGTGCACACTTAGTTTTTGGTTGCATTCATTTCGAGATAATACTTTTGACCTTGTTCCTGGAGTGTGACATGAATGACCTGTCGAACATCATAGTGCCCTCATCGAACT
Protein-coding regions in this window:
- the LOC142817487 gene encoding uncharacterized protein LOC142817487; translated protein: MGTQSARFVHRALFHPGVLICRLFCGAGRNAQGAAQPGKPPTAGGDQRYAELYSHAEIEGGHNKPGKRSSREQRKWSPVQAACVALLVLCLLLATGLLGYLLFFRHAYKASGAHQREADQFNITTDSDTTTEPRMIHLPDVGGAEAADAGDRNVVALNGSYEANAQSGYESPS